In Fibrobacter sp., one DNA window encodes the following:
- the mraZ gene encoding division/cell wall cluster transcriptional repressor MraZ — protein sequence MGQFHGRFDYSIDNKGRVNIPAKFRKSMSPQANETFIICRAPNNCLRAYPRDLWDVYEAELASRPETPETLRHKRLLYNTLSESTLDAQGRITLSPAQMSIAGITKDVSLVGHANYLEIWDTARYDEYLGADDDFDTVFFQSVESRLPAK from the coding sequence ATGGGACAGTTCCACGGAAGGTTTGACTACTCCATCGACAATAAGGGGAGAGTCAACATTCCAGCGAAGTTCCGCAAATCGATGAGTCCGCAGGCCAACGAGACTTTTATTATTTGTCGTGCGCCCAATAACTGCCTGCGCGCATACCCCCGTGATCTGTGGGATGTCTACGAGGCAGAGCTTGCCTCCAGACCCGAAACACCCGAAACACTGAGACATAAAAGACTCCTCTACAATACACTATCCGAATCAACACTTGACGCTCAGGGAAGGATCACCCTGAGCCCTGCGCAAATGTCAATAGCTGGAATCACCAAGGATGTCTCTCTTGTGGGTCATGCCAATTACCTGGAGATCTGGGACACTGCCCGCTACGATGAGTACCTGGGTGCCGATGATGATTTCGACACAGTCTTCTTCCAGTCAGTCGAAAGCAGGTTACCGGCAAAATGA
- the rsmH gene encoding 16S rRNA (cytosine(1402)-N(4))-methyltransferase RsmH — MNREFYHEPVLRDEVTGLLVTRKDGVYVDCTMGGGGHFRALAEKLDSNATLIGIDRDIDAVNWNKSHAVKSDAAQIIEQERFSQFNKVLDKHDIGAVDGFLLDLGLSSFQIDSTERGFSYMRDSELDMRMSADDETTAASLLERMSEEELSDILSRYGEIRNPSRMARAIKSCPELKTSSDLRECLSREYGHLDVKIIARVFQSLRIAVNDELGELRRFLDKVVGFLRAGGRLAVIAYHSLEDRMVKEFMREQEQSCICPPGLPVCKCNKPVLLKRITKGAVKPSEEEIRRNPRSRSARLRVAERTAVAL, encoded by the coding sequence ATGAACAGAGAATTCTATCACGAACCTGTTCTGAGGGATGAAGTTACGGGGCTGCTTGTAACCAGAAAAGACGGCGTTTATGTGGATTGCACCATGGGCGGCGGAGGACACTTCAGGGCTCTGGCTGAGAAACTGGATTCCAATGCGACTCTTATCGGTATCGACCGCGACATAGATGCCGTAAACTGGAACAAGTCTCATGCTGTAAAGAGTGATGCCGCTCAGATTATCGAACAGGAGCGGTTCTCTCAATTCAACAAGGTGCTTGACAAGCATGACATTGGTGCTGTGGATGGATTCCTGCTCGACCTCGGGCTCTCATCTTTTCAGATCGACAGCACCGAGCGCGGTTTCAGCTATATGCGCGACAGTGAACTTGACATGAGAATGAGTGCCGATGATGAAACCACCGCTGCCTCTCTTCTGGAAAGAATGAGTGAGGAGGAGCTTTCGGATATCCTTTCCCGCTATGGTGAGATAAGAAATCCCTCACGCATGGCCAGGGCTATCAAGTCCTGCCCGGAGCTCAAGACATCAAGCGATCTCCGTGAGTGTCTCAGCAGAGAGTACGGGCATCTCGATGTAAAGATAATCGCCAGGGTGTTTCAATCCCTGCGCATAGCTGTAAATGATGAGCTGGGTGAACTGAGGAGATTTCTGGACAAGGTGGTTGGTTTTCTCAGAGCCGGAGGACGGCTGGCTGTGATAGCATACCATTCGCTTGAGGACCGGATGGTCAAGGAGTTTATGAGAGAGCAGGAGCAGAGTTGCATTTGTCCGCCGGGTTTACCGGTGTGCAAATGTAATAAACCTGTACTGCTTAAGCGGATAACTAAAGGTGCTGTCAAACCCTCCGAGGAGGAGATCAGGAGAAATCCGCGTTCCCGCAGCGCCCGTCTCAGAGTCGCGGAAAGAACGGCGGTCGCATTATGA
- a CDS encoding PASTA domain-containing protein, producing the protein MNQFRLRLYFISVLLSLGGVLIIARLFSIQILESKRYAERSRDQTQHRHILTAQRGSILDRRGAALASSIEHSISVKPEVLGVNASGQRQARVKRVYPLGDIAGPLLGYVGTDGYGLGGVEFAFDNFLRGEDGWTILQKDGRNKKYRKIGLPSKEPRNGYNLILSIDSDIQKIVQTVLRQTVSNLNAKSGVCIVMDPHSGRVLAMANEPSFNPNVPLHYSLAQRQNRCISANYEPGSTFKLITAAAALQENIKKESDIIFGNNGAFQVYDQVIRDHVPYGYLTFTDALAKSSNVCFAKIANDVGNETLYRYTRDFGFGTKTGIDLPGEESGIVHPVRSWSGRTRVTMAIGQEIMVTFQQMVLPFAAVANGGILVTPRIYERIESRNGEIIDSAEYRPVRRILSEDVASRLRVMLRKVVDEGTGKNAAIEGVSVAGKTGTAQKPDSGTYSQIRSWSSFIGFVPAENPVLLCGVMIDEPARGEMGGVAAAPAFRKMMSQIISHPELEFAQKILRKNKAEPEQKKQDKKETVVPFLCGLDRKRAEQLADSAGIRCRLSGNGSKVTYQIPSPGTVLRSGSEVVLYFDLPESRPGVKVEVPSCVGKDLRDAINMVNLRGLKPFAVGAGTVRRQNPAQGLHVKSAEVCTLFCSFEG; encoded by the coding sequence ATGAATCAGTTCAGGCTGCGCTTGTACTTTATCTCTGTACTGCTCTCTCTGGGCGGAGTTCTCATCATTGCACGCCTCTTTTCGATTCAGATTCTCGAAAGTAAAAGATACGCAGAGAGGAGCCGTGACCAGACCCAGCATCGCCATATCCTCACAGCCCAGCGGGGATCTATTCTTGACAGGCGAGGGGCAGCGCTCGCCTCCAGCATTGAACATTCCATCTCGGTCAAGCCTGAAGTGCTGGGAGTGAATGCCTCAGGGCAGCGCCAGGCACGGGTAAAAAGGGTGTATCCCCTGGGGGACATCGCCGGGCCTCTTCTGGGTTATGTAGGCACCGACGGATACGGGCTTGGCGGGGTTGAATTTGCCTTTGATAATTTCCTTCGGGGCGAGGATGGATGGACAATACTGCAGAAGGATGGCAGAAACAAGAAGTACCGCAAAATCGGACTCCCGTCCAAGGAACCACGCAACGGTTACAACCTGATACTGTCAATTGACAGCGATATACAGAAGATAGTCCAGACTGTCCTGCGTCAGACTGTAAGCAACCTGAATGCGAAATCAGGGGTCTGCATTGTCATGGATCCTCACAGCGGCAGAGTCCTGGCGATGGCAAACGAGCCTTCATTCAACCCCAATGTGCCGCTGCACTACTCTCTCGCACAGCGTCAGAACAGATGTATCAGCGCCAACTATGAGCCGGGTTCCACATTCAAACTGATCACCGCTGCCGCCGCTCTTCAGGAAAACATAAAGAAAGAAAGCGACATTATCTTCGGCAATAACGGTGCATTTCAGGTTTACGATCAGGTAATAAGGGATCATGTCCCATACGGTTACCTTACTTTCACAGATGCACTCGCGAAATCGAGCAATGTCTGTTTTGCCAAGATCGCCAATGATGTGGGCAATGAGACTCTTTACAGGTACACCAGAGATTTCGGATTCGGGACAAAGACCGGAATAGACCTTCCCGGTGAGGAGAGCGGCATTGTTCATCCTGTGCGGTCCTGGTCAGGGCGTACCAGGGTCACGATGGCTATCGGGCAGGAGATTATGGTGACTTTTCAGCAGATGGTACTTCCTTTCGCTGCTGTGGCAAATGGTGGAATTCTTGTAACCCCCAGAATTTACGAAAGAATAGAGAGCAGAAACGGGGAGATTATTGACAGCGCGGAATACAGGCCTGTTCGGCGTATTCTCTCCGAGGATGTGGCATCGAGACTCAGAGTAATGCTTAGGAAAGTTGTTGACGAGGGGACAGGAAAGAACGCCGCCATTGAAGGGGTTTCGGTTGCGGGCAAAACAGGAACCGCACAGAAACCGGATTCCGGCACCTATTCCCAGATCCGTTCATGGTCTTCGTTTATCGGGTTTGTTCCTGCGGAAAACCCGGTTCTTCTCTGCGGTGTGATGATCGATGAGCCGGCCAGAGGAGAGATGGGCGGAGTGGCTGCAGCGCCTGCATTCCGCAAGATGATGTCTCAGATCATAAGTCATCCTGAGCTTGAGTTTGCACAGAAGATTCTCAGGAAAAACAAGGCTGAGCCGGAGCAGAAGAAGCAGGACAAAAAGGAAACAGTCGTTCCTTTTCTCTGCGGGCTTGACAGGAAGAGAGCTGAACAGTTGGCTGATTCAGCGGGGATACGCTGCAGGTTAAGCGGCAATGGCTCCAAGGTCACCTACCAGATCCCGTCACCAGGAACAGTGCTCAGGAGCGGATCTGAGGTGGTTCTCTATTTTGATCTTCCTGAGAGCAGGCCGGGTGTTAAGGTTGAGGTGCCATCATGCGTGGGTAAAGACCTGCGTGATGCGATTAACATGGTGAATCTTCGCGGGCTCAAGCCGTTTGCTGTAGGTGCTGGAACGGTTCGCAGGCAGAATCCTGCTCAAGGCCTGCATGTCAAATCGGCGGAGGTTTGTACGCTGTTTTGTTCGTTTGAGGGTTAA
- a CDS encoding UDP-N-acetylmuramoyl-L-alanyl-D-glutamate--2,6-diaminopimelate ligase, with protein sequence MRLNELLKRSALQVIDRSGEADPEILDICYDSRKAGPASLFVSIPGTRLDGDLFIADALSRGAAAVISEKLHPGLAVPCIKSVNLRSSLGKLGAALWEVDFSGMICVGITGTNGKTTTAHLYEQLLCQRIPSEQIWMFGTVDFHLGGKRIPASHTTPEALDILRWIGESERRPSGLVMEVSSHSLSLDRIGGLLYNTAVWTNLTQDHLDFHHDMESYYQSKKRLFTDYMVSGAPAVINIDDAWGARLAEELTGANCVTYGRNEKARVRIVSWDCDWSGCRVEIEENGSRVTFSSALKGFFNIYNMASMIAGARAMGFTDEQIQSAFDNVKTVPGRMDRVDADVPFSVVIDYAHTPDALENVLKAARPLTKGRLICVFGCGGDRDRTKRPIMGRIVSENSDEAIVTSDNPRTEKPQAIIDQILDGIPLDFPHMVCTERRSAIKQALSIAREGDCVIIAGKGHENYQEINGVKHHFDDREVVMELLAHGDKN encoded by the coding sequence ATGCGGTTAAATGAATTACTCAAGAGATCTGCACTGCAGGTGATTGACAGATCGGGAGAGGCCGATCCGGAGATCCTGGATATCTGTTATGATTCCAGGAAAGCCGGACCCGCATCGCTTTTTGTTTCCATTCCCGGTACCCGTCTTGACGGTGATTTGTTTATCGCCGATGCGCTCTCCAGGGGTGCTGCCGCTGTGATTTCTGAGAAGCTCCATCCGGGTCTGGCTGTGCCATGTATAAAGAGTGTCAATTTAAGATCATCACTTGGTAAACTTGGAGCGGCTCTGTGGGAAGTGGACTTTTCCGGGATGATCTGTGTTGGGATCACCGGTACAAACGGAAAGACAACAACAGCTCATCTTTACGAACAGCTCCTCTGCCAGAGGATTCCATCAGAACAGATCTGGATGTTCGGCACAGTGGATTTTCATCTTGGGGGAAAACGGATCCCTGCCAGCCATACGACACCAGAAGCACTCGATATTCTCAGATGGATCGGGGAATCGGAGCGCAGGCCATCCGGGCTTGTTATGGAGGTTTCATCGCACTCTCTTTCCCTAGACAGGATCGGAGGGCTTCTTTACAATACCGCGGTCTGGACCAATCTCACACAGGATCACCTCGATTTTCATCATGACATGGAATCCTATTATCAGTCAAAAAAGCGCCTTTTTACAGACTATATGGTTTCCGGAGCACCGGCTGTAATCAATATCGATGATGCCTGGGGTGCGCGTCTGGCGGAAGAACTGACAGGTGCCAATTGCGTGACTTACGGCCGTAATGAAAAAGCACGGGTCAGAATCGTTTCCTGGGACTGTGACTGGAGCGGCTGCAGGGTGGAAATCGAGGAGAACGGCAGCAGAGTCACATTCAGTTCTGCTCTGAAGGGCTTTTTCAACATTTACAACATGGCATCGATGATTGCCGGGGCACGCGCGATGGGTTTTACTGATGAGCAGATCCAAAGTGCGTTTGACAATGTGAAGACAGTACCCGGAAGAATGGACAGGGTAGATGCTGATGTTCCTTTTTCGGTAGTAATCGACTATGCGCATACTCCCGATGCTCTGGAGAATGTTCTTAAAGCAGCCCGTCCTCTCACTAAGGGGAGACTGATATGTGTTTTTGGATGTGGTGGAGACAGGGACAGGACAAAGCGTCCGATTATGGGCAGGATAGTATCGGAAAACAGTGATGAGGCAATAGTGACATCGGATAATCCCCGCACGGAGAAACCTCAGGCGATAATAGATCAGATCCTCGATGGTATACCTCTGGATTTTCCACACATGGTCTGCACAGAAAGACGCTCTGCCATAAAGCAGGCACTCTCTATTGCCAGGGAGGGTGATTGTGTGATTATTGCGGGAAAAGGACATGAGAACTATCAGGAAATTAACGGCGTAAAGCACCATTTTGACGACAGAGAAGTTGTAATGGAGCTGCTTGCGCATGGAGATAAAAATTGA
- a CDS encoding UDP-N-acetylmuramoyl-tripeptide--D-alanyl-D-alanine ligase yields MSGHDKNSTTLTLGLLIEWCGGKSQIGERQRKMPAGMVCNDSRKIGPGDVFVAIKTENDDGHRYVEAAFKAGASAAIVDRKAELSLSAAQKKKLILVSDPVKAVQKAASRYRKEMGILFIGITGSSGKTTTRTFISSVLRQGMSVGETFGNWNNHIGVPMSILKFCGNEWAGVIEMGANHVGEIHELSLITKPDIAVITNIGYGHVGLFGSIENTCKAKFEIADGLSRGGFLLLNGDDPRLVKGVRERGLAAEFYGLSSRCSVRPENLKVTPDGLSFDVDGSRYSLQMPGRHFVYAALPAIFLGRRCGIPEKMIISALADQRPVSMRGGIEKKKGVSFIVDCYNANPSSMSSGLAYLADVSRPGSRVAIVGDMLELGKYSVKLHRELGRQIVKAGVKKLIAVGQFSREVGRAAEKEGLPSGKIFTVENAGSAVDIARRVLCKGDTVLLKGSRGIYLETIFEKF; encoded by the coding sequence TTGAGCGGACACGATAAGAACAGTACAACACTAACGCTGGGCTTACTCATAGAGTGGTGCGGCGGGAAATCTCAAATCGGGGAGCGTCAGAGAAAGATGCCTGCCGGGATGGTATGTAATGATTCCCGCAAGATCGGACCCGGCGATGTGTTTGTGGCTATAAAGACAGAGAATGATGACGGGCACAGGTATGTGGAGGCAGCGTTCAAGGCCGGTGCCTCTGCGGCCATAGTTGACAGAAAGGCAGAGCTTTCACTCAGCGCCGCGCAGAAAAAGAAGCTTATTCTTGTTTCCGATCCGGTCAAGGCGGTTCAGAAGGCCGCTTCACGTTACAGGAAAGAGATGGGGATACTTTTCATAGGTATCACAGGCTCGAGTGGTAAGACCACAACCCGCACCTTTATCTCATCGGTGCTTCGTCAGGGGATGAGTGTCGGGGAGACATTTGGAAACTGGAACAATCATATCGGCGTGCCGATGAGTATCCTGAAGTTTTGTGGAAACGAGTGGGCCGGGGTTATCGAGATGGGTGCCAACCATGTGGGAGAGATTCACGAGTTATCACTTATCACAAAACCGGATATCGCCGTTATTACAAACATCGGATACGGACATGTTGGGCTGTTTGGTTCGATTGAGAACACATGTAAAGCGAAATTCGAGATAGCTGACGGATTGAGCCGTGGAGGTTTTCTGCTCTTAAACGGCGATGATCCCCGTCTGGTAAAGGGAGTACGGGAGAGAGGGCTTGCGGCGGAGTTTTACGGATTGTCATCCCGCTGTTCAGTACGTCCTGAAAACCTGAAGGTGACTCCTGACGGGTTGAGTTTTGATGTTGACGGGAGCCGCTACAGTCTTCAGATGCCCGGCCGTCACTTTGTATATGCCGCTCTTCCCGCGATTTTTCTGGGACGCCGCTGCGGGATACCGGAAAAAATGATAATAAGTGCGCTTGCGGATCAGAGACCGGTATCGATGCGGGGTGGGATAGAGAAGAAAAAAGGAGTGTCATTCATAGTTGACTGTTACAACGCCAATCCGTCATCGATGAGCAGCGGGCTGGCATACCTGGCTGATGTATCCAGACCGGGCAGCAGGGTTGCCATTGTCGGGGATATGCTCGAGCTCGGGAAATACTCTGTTAAGCTTCACAGGGAGCTTGGCAGACAGATAGTGAAAGCTGGTGTGAAAAAGCTGATTGCAGTGGGACAGTTCAGCCGTGAGGTAGGCAGGGCGGCAGAGAAGGAAGGGTTACCGTCGGGGAAGATATTTACAGTTGAAAATGCCGGGTCAGCGGTGGATATTGCCAGAAGAGTTCTCTGTAAAGGGGACACAGTTCTTCTGAAAGGATCCCGCGGAATTTATCTGGAAACCATTTTCGAGAAGTTTTAG
- the murD gene encoding UDP-N-acetylmuramoyl-L-alanine--D-glutamate ligase: MRFDFRNSYPEKVSIIGAARSGLAAAAFFSQKGTKVFISDTCEENKLELILTDQLHDKVEYEAGGHTERILDSQLIVLSPGVRSDLPILLKAKEMGIPVWSEMELGFQASAATFLAVTGSTGKSTTVSLLGAALKAAGLPSVVAGNIGIPVISEVPQLPENAFVAAEVSSFQLENIEGFRPLGAAVLNLMKNHLDRYSSKEDYYNAKKEIARNFTKENYLVLNANDPLLREWAASMQERTNVVYFGGDVPGCDCFYYENGTIRFRLRGESGVIPDVDKMRIKGKHNYENACAAAALAVAAGVDKDVISQGFCDFEGLPHRLEYVAELDGVKFYNDSKSTTAESVAVAVSAFPGGVHLIAGGRDKGCDFAVVNEYIRKHVSDICLIGEAADRMQGIWDGLAPINRAGTLHEAILKSIRCAASGDVVVFSPGCSSFDMFISYEERGNVFKQLVRELVSERAIS; encoded by the coding sequence ATGAGATTTGATTTCAGAAACAGTTATCCTGAGAAGGTTTCTATAATAGGGGCAGCCAGAAGCGGTCTGGCTGCTGCGGCTTTTTTCTCTCAGAAGGGCACGAAGGTTTTTATCAGTGACACATGTGAAGAGAATAAACTGGAGTTGATTCTGACTGACCAGTTACACGATAAAGTCGAATACGAAGCGGGCGGACACACAGAGAGGATTCTTGACAGCCAGCTTATCGTGCTTTCGCCGGGAGTCCGTTCAGACCTGCCGATTCTTTTAAAGGCAAAAGAGATGGGAATTCCGGTCTGGTCTGAGATGGAACTGGGATTTCAGGCAAGTGCCGCGACATTTCTTGCGGTGACCGGTTCTACAGGGAAAAGCACCACAGTGTCTCTTCTTGGTGCCGCACTTAAAGCTGCGGGACTGCCTTCGGTTGTGGCCGGCAATATAGGGATTCCTGTGATAAGTGAAGTGCCACAGCTTCCGGAGAATGCTTTTGTCGCTGCTGAGGTGTCAAGTTTTCAGCTTGAGAATATCGAGGGATTCAGGCCGCTTGGTGCTGCAGTGCTCAATCTGATGAAGAATCATCTGGACCGGTACAGCAGCAAAGAGGATTATTACAATGCCAAGAAAGAGATCGCCAGAAATTTCACTAAGGAAAATTACCTTGTATTAAACGCCAATGATCCTCTTTTGAGGGAATGGGCAGCATCGATGCAGGAGAGGACAAATGTGGTCTATTTCGGAGGGGATGTTCCGGGATGTGACTGCTTCTATTATGAAAACGGTACGATCCGTTTCAGGCTCCGCGGTGAGAGCGGTGTAATTCCTGACGTTGATAAAATGCGCATAAAGGGAAAGCACAATTATGAGAACGCCTGTGCTGCCGCTGCCCTGGCTGTTGCTGCAGGAGTTGACAAAGATGTCATAAGTCAGGGATTCTGCGATTTTGAGGGTTTGCCGCACAGGCTGGAGTATGTGGCGGAACTCGATGGAGTGAAGTTTTATAATGATTCCAAATCTACTACAGCAGAGTCGGTGGCTGTAGCGGTTTCAGCTTTTCCGGGCGGAGTTCATCTTATTGCCGGTGGCAGGGACAAGGGATGCGATTTCGCCGTTGTCAATGAATATATCAGAAAGCATGTAAGTGATATCTGTCTGATTGGTGAGGCGGCTGACAGGATGCAGGGTATCTGGGATGGGCTTGCTCCGATAAACAGAGCCGGGACACTGCATGAGGCGATACTGAAATCTATCAGATGTGCTGCAAGCGGTGATGTGGTTGTATTTTCGCCGGGTTGTTCGAGTTTTGACATGTTTATCAGTTATGAAGAGCGCGGGAATGTTTTCAAGCAACTGGTACGGGAACTGGTCAGTGAGAGGGCGATATCATGA
- a CDS encoding cell division protein FtsW, translated as MSNRMAKMDIGLFTALLIMLGFGIIFVYSSSFALAQYRFGGSDFFLSRQTIRAVVAIISFMVFINVDYHLWGRLSNLIYVIAVGMLVFVLFLPDSHAVNGAKRWISLGPVSFQVSDVARMAIILLLARSCEKAGAEIREWSVLLTNLLKIGLVCILILLEPNFSTCMILALTGLAILFLSGAKFLHLASLFLAVVPVAAFLVLKTPYRRARLTGFLQMSDNTSSLGYQTYQSLIGLGNGGIFGVGIGKGEQKFFYLPEPHTDFAISIMGEEIGFLGLMIIMALFAFIVYRGMRIALRAPDRMGQLMAFGFSFVIASYVIVHACVGTGLIPTTGVPLPFLSYGGMSLIFMMSSMGILLNISSQSRFDTMQPRFRPVLPVSNNTDVKRKA; from the coding sequence ATGAGCAACAGAATGGCAAAGATGGATATCGGTCTCTTTACGGCGCTTCTTATCATGCTGGGATTCGGGATAATCTTTGTTTACAGCTCATCATTTGCCCTGGCACAGTACCGTTTCGGTGGATCTGACTTCTTCCTCTCCCGTCAGACGATCAGGGCTGTTGTCGCGATAATCAGTTTCATGGTTTTCATAAATGTCGATTATCATCTGTGGGGACGTCTGAGCAACCTTATTTACGTGATCGCGGTCGGGATGCTTGTCTTTGTGCTTTTCCTTCCTGACAGCCATGCTGTAAACGGGGCAAAAAGATGGATCTCCCTGGGACCGGTGAGTTTTCAGGTTTCCGATGTTGCAAGGATGGCTATTATACTGCTTCTGGCAAGGAGCTGTGAGAAGGCGGGTGCAGAGATCAGGGAGTGGTCAGTACTTCTGACGAACCTGCTGAAAATCGGCCTTGTGTGTATCTTGATTCTGCTTGAGCCTAATTTTTCCACCTGTATGATACTTGCACTTACAGGTCTGGCGATTCTCTTTCTTTCAGGCGCAAAGTTTTTACATCTGGCCTCACTGTTTCTGGCTGTGGTTCCGGTGGCTGCTTTTCTGGTGCTTAAGACACCTTATAGGCGTGCGCGTCTTACCGGATTTCTTCAGATGTCGGATAATACCTCAAGTCTTGGTTATCAGACTTACCAGTCGCTTATCGGACTTGGAAACGGCGGCATTTTCGGGGTTGGCATTGGTAAAGGTGAGCAGAAATTCTTCTACCTTCCTGAGCCTCATACCGACTTTGCCATTTCGATAATGGGTGAGGAGATAGGGTTTCTGGGGCTGATGATCATAATGGCTTTGTTTGCGTTCATTGTGTACAGGGGTATGAGAATAGCGCTCCGTGCTCCGGACAGGATGGGCCAGTTGATGGCTTTCGGGTTCTCTTTTGTAATTGCGTCCTATGTGATTGTTCATGCCTGTGTGGGAACCGGATTGATTCCTACAACAGGGGTTCCTCTTCCGTTTTTAAGTTACGGGGGAATGAGTCTGATTTTCATGATGAGCAGCATGGGTATTCTTTTAAATATTTCGAGTCAGTCGCGGTTTGACACAATGCAGCCAAGGTTCAGGCCTGTCTTGCCGGTGTCAAACAATACGGATGTAAAAAGGAAAGCATGA
- a CDS encoding UDP-N-acetylmuramate--L-alanine ligase, with protein MKDFSRKIHLVGIGGAGMCPLAEVLLSRGHQLTGSDRQKSSATERLQSLGIAVQYDHSPKYLKEAELLVYSSAIREDNPERVYAAEHGIPSMRRAEVLGQLMRAHYTICIAGTHGKTTTTSLTGAVFQDAGIDPVVLVGGVIRGAESHAVTGTGNIMVAEADEYDRSFLAMYPSVAVITNIDADHLDCYGSLENIKDAFVSFAARVPFFGAVVACKDDPGVRDILPRISGNVITYGIESESDYTAENITFTSGKPSFTVYKRGTELGEIKLNIPGMHNVLNSLAVIAVADRTGISFEVIQKSLAKCQGARRRFEIAGEVNGITVIDDYAHHPGEIRATIDAARRCGYKRIVAVFQPHLYSRTRELMDGFVESLSEADSVYVTGIYKAREEAVPGVSSGLIVEKLKSGNHRSAVYVQESGDLVGILQKDLRAGDAVILMGAGDIWQSAVKLVEALNG; from the coding sequence ATGAAGGATTTTTCCAGAAAAATTCATCTGGTCGGAATCGGAGGGGCAGGGATGTGTCCACTTGCCGAGGTATTGCTTTCCCGCGGACATCAATTGACTGGAAGCGACAGGCAGAAATCCTCCGCGACAGAGCGCCTTCAGTCCCTGGGGATCGCGGTGCAGTACGATCATTCACCAAAGTATCTGAAAGAAGCCGAACTGCTGGTTTATTCAAGCGCGATAAGAGAAGACAATCCTGAGAGAGTGTATGCCGCGGAACATGGTATACCATCCATGCGCCGTGCAGAGGTCCTTGGACAACTGATGAGAGCCCATTACACGATTTGTATTGCGGGTACGCATGGAAAGACAACAACGACCTCTCTGACTGGTGCGGTGTTTCAGGATGCAGGGATTGATCCTGTGGTGTTAGTGGGTGGTGTTATCCGTGGCGCGGAATCACACGCGGTAACTGGTACCGGAAATATCATGGTGGCTGAAGCGGATGAATATGACAGATCATTTCTGGCCATGTATCCCTCTGTTGCTGTGATCACAAACATCGATGCGGATCATCTGGACTGTTATGGAAGTCTGGAAAATATCAAGGATGCTTTTGTGAGTTTTGCAGCAAGGGTGCCGTTTTTCGGAGCCGTTGTGGCTTGTAAAGATGATCCGGGAGTAAGGGATATTCTTCCGAGAATAAGCGGTAATGTTATCACATACGGGATAGAGAGTGAAAGTGATTACACTGCAGAAAATATCACTTTTACATCCGGAAAGCCCTCATTTACTGTGTATAAAAGAGGCACTGAACTGGGTGAGATCAAACTTAATATTCCGGGCATGCACAATGTGCTCAATTCGCTGGCTGTTATCGCGGTGGCTGACCGTACCGGAATCTCTTTTGAAGTAATACAGAAGAGTCTTGCAAAGTGTCAGGGTGCCCGGAGGAGGTTTGAAATAGCCGGTGAGGTAAACGGGATAACCGTTATCGATGATTACGCGCATCATCCCGGAGAGATCAGGGCAACGATAGACGCGGCGAGAAGATGCGGATACAAGAGAATAGTGGCGGTTTTCCAGCCTCATCTTTACTCCCGGACAAGAGAGCTTATGGATGGTTTTGTGGAGAGTCTCTCTGAGGCGGACAGTGTTTACGTTACAGGAATTTACAAGGCAAGAGAGGAAGCGGTTCCCGGAGTTTCGTCAGGGCTTATAGTCGAGAAACTGAAGAGCGGAAATCACAGATCTGCTGTATATGTACAGGAATCCGGAGATCTTGTCGGGATTTTACAGAAAGATCTCAGAGCTGGAGACGCTGTGATATTGATGGGTGCTGGTGATATCTGGCAGAGCGCTGTGAAACTGGTAGAGGCGTTAAATGGCTAA